The following are from one region of the Methanospirillum hungatei genome:
- a CDS encoding ABC transporter permease encodes MKSGSISSLRKGGKILILLLFGLIVFITILFYTLPLLSLFLRITPHEFFVAIFDSNVQSAIFLSLITATTATAVIVLLGTPLAFMNARVDYPGRKFVETLIDVPIVLPPSVAGLALLVLFGRRGLIGSSLNDMGITIIFTALAVIIAQIFVAGPLYIRQAKSAFAMVDPVYESAARTLGASPFMTFLKVTAPLARTGLISGIILSFARAIGEFGATIMVAGNLPGKTQTMPLAIYGFMQSDLTASIALSIVLIAISFVILIIIRFLSGRSA; translated from the coding sequence ATGAAATCAGGCTCTATCTCTTCTCTCCGAAAGGGGGGGAAAATATTAATTCTCCTCCTTTTTGGCCTGATAGTCTTTATTACCATCCTTTTCTATACATTGCCACTTCTTTCACTCTTTCTGAGGATAACTCCTCACGAGTTTTTTGTTGCAATTTTTGATTCAAATGTCCAAAGTGCCATTTTTTTATCACTTATTACGGCCACCACCGCTACTGCAGTTATTGTTTTGCTTGGAACCCCTTTGGCTTTCATGAATGCACGAGTTGATTATCCTGGCAGAAAATTTGTAGAAACTCTGATAGATGTCCCGATAGTTCTCCCTCCTTCAGTAGCAGGTCTTGCTCTTCTGGTTTTATTCGGAAGACGTGGCCTAATTGGAAGCTCGCTTAATGACATGGGTATAACCATTATATTTACAGCACTTGCAGTCATTATTGCCCAGATTTTTGTTGCAGGTCCTCTTTATATCAGGCAGGCAAAAAGTGCCTTTGCCATGGTGGATCCAGTATATGAGTCAGCAGCTCGAACCCTTGGTGCAAGTCCCTTTATGACCTTCTTGAAAGTGACAGCGCCTCTTGCCCGAACCGGATTAATTTCAGGGATTATCCTCAGTTTTGCACGGGCAATCGGCGAATTCGGGGCAACTATCATGGTTGCAGGAAATTTACCTGGCAAAACACAGACAATGCCACTTGCGATTTATGGATTTATGCAAAGCGATCTGACCGCATCGATTGCTCTCTCAATCGTTCTGATTGCGATATCTTTTGTCATTCTGATTATTATCCGCTTCCTCTCAGGGAGGTCAGCTTAA
- a CDS encoding nucleoside-triphosphatase has translation MVNSMSNWKPPRFIITGEQGEGKTTLLLKILPELTNQGIRMQGIAAPGYFSDGIRSGFDILNVHSGRTVELCSAIPTANSTQYGRYYFRSEGLTFGKEILSQVPLPGQVDLLVIDEVGRFEIAGKVWGESIDHIMQTPRPPMIWTVRRSFVDAVTKRWPVQRQRIIDVGSENYDDFIDDMMNEIRLYRSETFHR, from the coding sequence ATGGTCAATTCAATGTCTAACTGGAAACCACCACGATTCATCATCACCGGTGAACAAGGGGAGGGAAAGACAACACTTCTTCTGAAAATCCTTCCAGAACTCACAAATCAGGGAATCAGAATGCAGGGTATCGCTGCTCCGGGATATTTCAGCGATGGTATCAGATCAGGTTTTGATATTCTGAATGTACATTCCGGGAGAACTGTAGAACTCTGCTCTGCAATTCCAACGGCTAATTCCACACAATATGGCAGGTATTACTTTCGATCAGAAGGCCTTACCTTTGGGAAGGAGATATTAAGCCAGGTACCCCTCCCCGGTCAGGTGGATCTCCTTGTCATCGATGAGGTAGGAAGGTTTGAGATTGCGGGGAAGGTATGGGGAGAGAGTATTGATCATATCATGCAAACACCCCGCCCACCGATGATCTGGACGGTCAGGAGATCCTTTGTTGATGCGGTTACGAAGCGATGGCCGGTCCAGAGACAAAGAATCATTGATGTCGGCTCTGAAAATTACGATGATTTTATTGATGATATGATGAATGAGATCCGGCTTTATCGGTCTGAAACATTTCACCGATGA
- a CDS encoding alpha/beta fold hydrolase, whose product MKFRSYGSDPKRIALIHGGPGAPGEMGPVARYLSDYFSIIEPFQTGLSVQDQVEELAEILRSSAEFPVILVGYSWGAWLSGMVAGRYPELVYHLILISAGPLEERYATVWENRMQRLTPDEREKVHDLIVQIQNPICPGKDQILETFGRLMHKADTFCPIQKNKEENDTFSSDPEIFSRVWAEAAKMRQTGELLSCFQQISCPVTAIHGDYDPHPVQGIIEPLSRNLSRFTSIIIPNCGHCPWEEAGASDTFFSLLHGEISGIFPSLVSIAR is encoded by the coding sequence ATGAAATTTCGATCGTATGGTTCAGATCCAAAGAGAATTGCTCTTATACACGGGGGTCCAGGTGCACCTGGAGAAATGGGTCCGGTTGCACGATATCTGTCAGATTATTTTTCAATTATCGAGCCATTTCAGACAGGACTATCAGTCCAAGATCAGGTCGAAGAACTGGCAGAGATCCTTCGTTCATCTGCAGAATTTCCAGTTATCCTGGTTGGATATTCTTGGGGTGCTTGGCTTTCAGGGATGGTTGCAGGCAGATATCCCGAACTTGTATACCATCTCATTCTCATCTCTGCAGGCCCATTAGAGGAACGATATGCCACGGTATGGGAGAACAGGATGCAACGGCTCACTCCGGATGAACGTGAAAAAGTGCATGATCTCATAGTACAGATTCAGAATCCTATCTGTCCTGGCAAGGATCAGATATTGGAAACATTCGGAAGATTGATGCATAAAGCAGATACATTTTGTCCAATTCAGAAAAATAAAGAAGAAAACGATACTTTCTCCAGTGATCCTGAAATATTTTCACGAGTATGGGCTGAAGCAGCAAAAATGCGACAAACAGGAGAACTTCTATCTTGCTTTCAGCAGATATCCTGTCCAGTAACGGCGATTCATGGTGATTATGATCCTCATCCGGTTCAGGGAATCATTGAACCACTATCCCGGAATCTTTCCAGGTTTACGAGTATCATTATTCCAAATTGTGGTCATTGCCCATGGGAAGAGGCTGGAGCTAGCGATACCTTTTTTTCTCTTCTTCATGGAGAAATATCTGGCATTTTCCCATCACTGGTTTCTATTGCCAGGTAA
- a CDS encoding class I SAM-dependent methyltransferase — protein sequence MVLNETVHNWINCWKSSIDEDYYTSDEQQAASWNKRAEHFGKDVEEERQRKKNEDFFNLLEEAGFNPAGARILDIGCGPGTLSIPLAQAGAHVTSLDIASGMLDRMKEIADREHLSITPVECSWWTADIDALGFRNSFDLVIASFTPGIKDVDTFDRMIACSKRFCYYSNFIRKDPAKIPCEIYTRILETIPQDNIFASGFMYPFMYVYTQGFHPIVKVTHKSEDRNQNWEEACEKAIDFISLRQELTLEIKEKIREYYKNASIDGLYRTHSEIFKGMMIWSVEKNKC from the coding sequence ATGGTTCTGAATGAAACGGTACATAACTGGATTAATTGCTGGAAATCTTCAATCGATGAAGATTATTATACATCTGATGAACAACAGGCTGCCAGTTGGAATAAACGTGCGGAACATTTTGGTAAAGATGTGGAAGAAGAGAGACAAAGGAAAAAGAATGAAGATTTTTTTAATCTTTTAGAGGAAGCGGGATTCAACCCAGCAGGTGCACGAATTCTCGATATCGGGTGTGGTCCGGGAACGTTATCCATTCCCCTGGCACAGGCTGGAGCACATGTCACTTCGCTGGATATTGCCTCAGGTATGCTTGACAGAATGAAAGAGATCGCAGATCGTGAGCATCTTTCGATTACTCCGGTTGAATGTTCCTGGTGGACTGCAGATATTGATGCGTTAGGATTTCGGAACTCATTTGATCTGGTAATTGCATCATTTACTCCAGGTATCAAAGATGTTGATACCTTTGATCGGATGATTGCTTGTTCCAAGAGATTCTGTTATTATAGCAATTTCATCAGAAAAGATCCTGCAAAAATTCCTTGTGAAATTTATACGCGAATTTTGGAAACGATTCCCCAGGATAACATCTTTGCATCTGGATTTATGTACCCGTTTATGTATGTATACACTCAGGGATTTCACCCGATTGTGAAGGTAACTCATAAATCAGAGGATCGCAACCAGAATTGGGAAGAAGCATGTGAAAAGGCAATTGATTTTATCTCGCTTCGTCAGGAACTTACTTTGGAGATTAAAGAAAAGATCAGAGAATACTACAAAAATGCTTCTATTGATGGATTATACCGTACCCATTCGGAAATATTCAAAGGGATGATGATCTGGTCTGTAGAGAAAAATAAATGTTGA
- a CDS encoding HD domain-containing protein translates to MNESRQGQKYEPLIIYPQYYDRICQAEKYASSLLPFIPRGLPVFQSHGICHSEALIRFIHQMLRTLPISLGNEEIFLLFLGAWFHDIGYIHPISIHDRSRHAELSSVIIRTDPFLSELLTENERSDLAFLVECHDSRIDLMTKRSTSLLRLHLVTALFRLIDALDLGTDRCPSEVFSLIEDGLDEHSRRHWKAHQNVQSCFFKYPSLIIRVYDPEDPFFRLRIVPHLEDDCTSCSPIFGKSGLEPCYLAIETSDGKMPDISP, encoded by the coding sequence ATGAACGAGTCAAGGCAGGGTCAGAAATACGAGCCACTTATTATTTACCCACAGTATTATGATCGGATCTGCCAGGCAGAAAAATATGCCTCGTCTCTTCTCCCCTTTATTCCCCGAGGGTTACCGGTTTTTCAATCACATGGCATCTGTCACTCTGAAGCCCTTATTCGGTTTATTCATCAAATGCTTAGAACTTTGCCGATATCTTTAGGCAATGAGGAGATTTTTCTTTTATTCCTGGGAGCATGGTTCCATGATATAGGATACATCCATCCCATTTCTATACATGACAGGAGCAGACATGCCGAACTCTCTTCTGTAATAATCCGGACTGATCCATTTCTATCAGAACTACTTACAGAAAATGAACGCAGTGATCTGGCATTTCTGGTTGAGTGTCATGACAGCAGGATAGATCTTATGACGAAGAGGAGTACATCTCTCCTTCGATTGCATCTTGTCACAGCACTCTTCCGTCTTATAGATGCTCTTGATCTTGGCACTGATCGGTGTCCATCTGAGGTTTTTTCATTGATAGAGGATGGGCTTGATGAACACAGCAGACGACACTGGAAAGCCCACCAGAATGTTCAATCATGTTTTTTCAAGTATCCATCCCTGATCATACGGGTGTACGATCCTGAAGATCCATTTTTCAGGTTGCGGATAGTCCCTCACCTGGAAGATGATTGCACATCCTGCAGTCCGATATTCGGAAAAAGCGGATTAGAACCATGTTACCTGGCAATAGAAACCAGTGATGGGAAAATGCCAGATATTTCTCCATGA
- the modA gene encoding molybdate ABC transporter substrate-binding protein encodes MKTTHSYVSFGLAFLLLFVLFGAVSAAETDDKELIVFAAASLTGVVGDLDPIFEAGHPGVNVTTNLDSSATLETQIKEGAYADLFLPASTKNMDNLIKEELADKDSVTKYATNKLAIIVPVDNPAGITGFADLAKPGVKIVSETAEVPVRKYTEQVLNKTLNSTEYGKAFVDAFRANVVSEETNVATATAKVALGEVDVGITYYSDVTKDFADKITIIDIPQEFNVVATYEAGILTESTEKELAKEYIDLLSSDEGKTVLKNYNFLPA; translated from the coding sequence ATGAAAACTACTCACTCGTATGTATCATTCGGGCTGGCATTTTTGCTGCTCTTCGTTCTGTTTGGTGCAGTATCTGCTGCTGAAACTGATGATAAAGAACTGATCGTCTTTGCCGCTGCATCCTTAACCGGCGTAGTGGGGGATCTTGATCCGATCTTTGAAGCTGGACATCCAGGTGTTAACGTAACTACTAATTTAGACAGTTCTGCTACCCTTGAAACTCAGATCAAGGAAGGAGCATATGCAGATCTCTTTCTACCGGCAAGTACGAAGAACATGGACAACCTGATCAAGGAAGAACTGGCTGACAAAGACAGCGTTACGAAATATGCAACCAACAAACTTGCAATCATTGTCCCGGTTGACAATCCAGCTGGAATTACTGGCTTTGCAGATCTTGCAAAACCAGGTGTCAAGATCGTCAGCGAAACTGCAGAAGTCCCGGTACGAAAGTATACCGAACAAGTACTCAACAAAACATTAAACAGTACTGAGTATGGAAAGGCTTTTGTTGATGCATTCAGAGCAAACGTTGTTTCAGAAGAAACAAATGTTGCGACTGCAACTGCAAAGGTAGCTCTTGGAGAAGTAGATGTAGGGATCACCTATTATTCTGATGTTACCAAAGACTTTGCAGATAAGATTACCATTATTGACATACCACAAGAATTCAATGTGGTAGCAACGTATGAAGCTGGAATTCTCACAGAATCAACTGAAAAGGAACTTGCAAAGGAATATATTGATCTCCTTAGCTCAGACGAAGGAAAGACTGTCCTGAAAAACTACAACTTCCTTCCCGCATAA
- a CDS encoding DUF4213 domain-containing protein produces MAILSDAVDILKTRIPVPFSEIPLDSVVVGVFFTSVKLISGYEGICFTPVALIPDAVCCSTATSTMPNCGKIQGVMVEDMLTHLSILRHPWSGLSSSVW; encoded by the coding sequence ATGGCCATCCTTTCCGATGCGGTTGATATCCTGAAAACGAGGATACCAGTACCTTTTTCAGAGATACCACTAGATTCAGTTGTCGTGGGAGTATTTTTTACCAGCGTAAAACTCATATCCGGATATGAAGGGATTTGTTTTACCCCTGTTGCTCTCATTCCTGATGCTGTCTGTTGTTCAACTGCTACAAGTACAATGCCAAATTGTGGAAAGATACAAGGGGTTATGGTTGAGGATATGCTGACCCACTTGTCAATTCTCCGACACCCCTGGTCAGGGCTCTCATCGTCAGTGTGGTGA
- a CDS encoding class I SAM-dependent methyltransferase, translated as MVHGNGNYPETTLESKIRWEAIADFWDSRMGDHSNLFHRKIVRPKTEELLMPTKGDFILDIACGNGNFSQRLAELGAKVIAFDFSEKLISHAMKRHDSFRDKISFQVCDATDETQLLLLKQNRFFDKAVANMAFMDISDIRPLLKSVYHLLKPDGIFVFSMLHPCFIRPEPQYLTSCSHEGEAIVGQPVKNYYYHRSLQDIFNLCFQAGYIVNGFYEESDDDLEKPVICIVRLQKSGQ; from the coding sequence ATGGTTCATGGAAACGGTAATTATCCTGAAACAACCCTGGAGAGCAAAATCCGTTGGGAAGCTATTGCAGATTTCTGGGATTCCAGGATGGGAGATCATTCGAATCTTTTTCATCGTAAAATAGTTAGGCCCAAAACCGAAGAACTCCTCATGCCTACGAAAGGTGATTTTATCCTGGATATTGCATGTGGTAATGGTAACTTTTCGCAGCGTCTTGCAGAACTAGGTGCAAAGGTTATTGCGTTTGATTTTTCTGAAAAACTTATTTCCCATGCAATGAAACGCCATGATTCATTCCGGGATAAAATTTCATTTCAGGTATGTGATGCAACAGATGAAACCCAGCTCCTGCTCCTAAAACAAAACCGATTTTTTGATAAAGCCGTTGCAAACATGGCTTTCATGGATATATCAGATATCCGGCCGTTATTGAAGAGTGTATATCATTTGTTGAAACCGGATGGGATATTTGTTTTTTCGATGCTTCATCCCTGTTTTATCCGACCGGAACCACAATATCTCACATCGTGTTCTCATGAAGGTGAAGCAATAGTCGGACAACCGGTAAAAAATTACTATTATCACCGTTCGCTCCAGGATATTTTTAATCTGTGTTTTCAGGCTGGATACATTGTTAATGGATTTTATGAAGAATCTGATGATGATTTGGAAAAGCCAGTCATCTGTATTGTCCGGTTACAAAAAAGTGGTCAGTAA
- a CDS encoding molybdopterin molybdotransferase MoeA gives MGDMFACGEPEMDVLSLANPEEQVLKKIRNDPTNVPLSEAFQIVRTIAHKTGSETVLIDESEGRILSEPIHASSDLPCFTCPIEPGKHISRNNDDFKKNELIFPDGWMIRTQDIPILASLGKIRIKVRKKPVIGIISTGKELVPAESIPKPGEVREVNSHLIATFCRRQGAIPMKYGIVRDDLQELENLLMEASEECDAIIVSGGSNRDQNDITAQVVRSLGKVYTEGISFAPDKRTTIGKIGTVLVIGLPGHPSATFMVLTLVVVHLLRAMKGAPCQRFYKKEARLSDHLCSNPQSDRYIRVRLIGDMASPVFGKSGLIHMLYHSDGMVRVPAGHQGYREGEWIEVMTW, from the coding sequence ATGGGAGATATGTTCGCGTGTGGAGAACCCGAAATGGATGTGCTCTCTCTAGCCAATCCAGAAGAACAGGTTCTAAAAAAAATCAGGAATGATCCGACAAATGTTCCCCTGTCCGAAGCATTTCAGATAGTCCGGACAATTGCTCATAAGACAGGGTCGGAGACGGTCCTCATTGATGAATCTGAAGGTCGCATACTCAGTGAACCGATCCATGCATCGTCAGATCTGCCATGTTTTACTTGTCCAATCGAACCAGGAAAACATATTTCCCGAAATAATGACGATTTCAAGAAGAATGAACTGATATTTCCTGATGGATGGATGATACGGACCCAGGACATTCCGATTCTGGCATCTTTGGGGAAGATCCGCATAAAGGTCAGGAAAAAACCTGTCATTGGCATCATCTCAACTGGAAAGGAACTTGTTCCGGCAGAATCAATACCAAAACCCGGGGAGGTCAGAGAGGTAAATTCCCATCTTATTGCAACATTTTGCAGACGCCAAGGAGCAATTCCAATGAAATATGGAATTGTACGCGATGATCTTCAGGAACTTGAAAATCTTCTTATGGAAGCATCAGAGGAATGCGATGCCATCATTGTAAGCGGTGGAAGTAACCGGGATCAGAATGACATCACCGCTCAAGTCGTCCGCTCCCTGGGTAAGGTTTACACCGAGGGAATCTCTTTTGCCCCAGATAAACGGACAACAATCGGAAAGATAGGGACGGTCCTGGTAATTGGACTTCCAGGCCATCCCTCGGCCACATTTATGGTGTTAACGCTCGTGGTCGTTCATCTGTTACGTGCCATGAAAGGAGCACCATGTCAGCGTTTTTATAAAAAAGAAGCACGATTGAGCGATCACCTCTGTTCCAACCCCCAATCTGATCGATATATCCGGGTACGTCTGATCGGAGACATGGCCAGTCCTGTGTTTGGAAAGTCAGGCCTTATTCACATGCTATATCATAGTGACGGGATGGTACGAGTACCAGCTGGTCATCAAGGGTATCGCGAAGGTGAATGGATTGAGGTCATGACCTGGTAA
- a CDS encoding XdhC family protein produces MWLNNITTWYNKGIPCALVTIIDSAGSTPRKTGSHMVINQNGETAGSVGGGGVELQCIHLAREAMKTGTCITRKFVSKGDGDEWNASDEDAELGVCGGSLTVFIEPLIPESELVIFGGGHVGLALGKLCEVLNVPYRVYDDRREFADPERFPGARSLICQSFTDISSHIHLSGTSYCVIMTYGHEHDEIVLEQLLKIKKIPYIGMIGSVKKAEVLIRNIQGRGGVIDDRVYCPIGLRIGKNLPQEIALSVISEVILVMRGGIPEHMRVDWSADKSIPHR; encoded by the coding sequence ATGTGGCTTAATAACATAACAACATGGTACAACAAGGGAATTCCATGTGCCCTGGTAACAATAATTGATTCTGCAGGATCTACTCCCCGGAAAACCGGATCACATATGGTCATCAACCAGAACGGTGAAACAGCAGGATCGGTAGGCGGTGGAGGAGTAGAGTTACAATGTATTCACCTTGCCAGAGAGGCAATGAAAACGGGGACCTGTATTACCCGTAAATTTGTCTCGAAAGGAGATGGGGATGAATGGAACGCATCAGATGAAGATGCTGAACTCGGAGTTTGTGGAGGTTCTCTCACCGTTTTTATAGAGCCTCTTATTCCGGAATCAGAACTGGTAATTTTTGGTGGTGGTCATGTCGGGCTTGCCCTTGGGAAATTATGTGAAGTCCTGAATGTTCCATACCGGGTATATGATGACCGGAGAGAGTTTGCAGATCCTGAACGGTTTCCTGGAGCAAGATCTCTCATATGTCAATCTTTTACGGATATATCCTCACATATTCATCTTTCAGGGACAAGTTATTGTGTTATTATGACCTATGGCCATGAACATGATGAAATCGTCCTGGAACAACTCCTCAAAATCAAAAAAATACCGTATATTGGAATGATCGGAAGTGTAAAAAAGGCTGAAGTATTGATTCGTAACATACAAGGCCGAGGTGGAGTCATCGATGATCGAGTCTACTGCCCCATCGGTCTTCGCATCGGAAAAAATCTCCCTCAGGAGATTGCCTTATCAGTTATTTCCGAGGTAATCCTTGTTATGAGAGGAGGGATTCCTGAACATATGCGTGTAGACTGGTCAGCAGACAAAAGTATACCTCATCGGTGA
- a CDS encoding FmdE family protein: protein MSDFETLLEKAKAFHGDVCPGIVMGTRMTIAGMRELSMNPMEKNHDLIVYVEIDRCATDAIQAITGVTLGHRTLKHRDYGKFAATFVDSKSGKAVRVAAIPKKGEQEQDFRAIAQKLATVPESDLFTIQKVRVNIPDEDMPGLPTHKEFCSTCGEQILDSREVNTNGLIQCKDCAFGSYYSVT from the coding sequence ATGAGTGACTTTGAGACATTACTCGAAAAAGCTAAAGCATTTCATGGTGATGTTTGTCCGGGGATCGTCATGGGGACCCGGATGACGATTGCCGGTATGCGTGAACTGAGTATGAACCCCATGGAAAAAAACCATGACCTTATTGTTTATGTTGAGATTGACCGGTGTGCAACCGATGCAATTCAGGCAATAACTGGTGTAACACTGGGACACCGAACGCTGAAACACCGGGATTATGGTAAGTTTGCTGCAACCTTTGTAGATAGTAAATCAGGAAAAGCAGTACGAGTCGCAGCCATTCCTAAAAAGGGAGAACAAGAACAGGACTTTCGCGCGATTGCTCAGAAATTAGCTACCGTTCCAGAATCTGACCTATTTACCATCCAGAAAGTAAGGGTGAATATTCCAGATGAAGACATGCCAGGACTGCCTACCCACAAGGAATTTTGTTCAACGTGCGGAGAGCAGATCCTGGATAGCAGGGAAGTAAACACCAATGGTTTGATCCAATGTAAAGATTGTGCATTCGGGTCGTATTACTCTGTTACTTAA
- a CDS encoding ABC transporter ATP-binding protein, protein MLEVHMKKKLRDFDLDVSFNVRPGEVLVLLGENGSGKSTILNLLAGLLIPDDGSISLNKRILYSGSDFEAHPPEDRNIGYVFQNYALFPHMSAFENVAFGLRRRKIGSGEIKKSVNQILKDLGIGHLTNERVTNLSGGQRQRVALARAMVIQPDLLLLDEPLTALDRQAREKIRQELREDLVKSNKPSIIVTHSLKDAKIMGDQVIILAEGKVIWTGRPNELQAHTGVSHVEYISDEYISFSAIAID, encoded by the coding sequence ATGCTTGAAGTTCATATGAAAAAGAAACTACGGGATTTTGACCTTGATGTTTCTTTCAATGTGAGACCTGGTGAAGTACTTGTTCTGCTCGGGGAGAATGGATCCGGAAAATCCACTATATTAAACCTCCTAGCAGGACTTCTGATTCCTGATGATGGATCCATCTCGCTAAATAAGAGGATATTGTATTCTGGTAGTGACTTTGAAGCACATCCCCCGGAAGATCGGAATATCGGATATGTATTTCAAAATTACGCCCTGTTTCCACACATGTCAGCTTTCGAGAATGTAGCATTCGGATTACGGAGACGAAAAATCGGATCAGGGGAGATTAAAAAATCCGTGAATCAGATATTAAAAGACCTTGGTATTGGTCATCTTACCAATGAACGTGTTACCAACCTTTCCGGCGGACAGCGGCAGCGGGTAGCTCTGGCACGTGCAATGGTTATTCAGCCTGATCTTCTGCTCCTTGACGAACCACTGACTGCGCTGGATCGGCAGGCGAGAGAAAAAATCCGGCAGGAACTCAGGGAAGACCTGGTTAAAAGTAATAAACCCTCCATAATTGTGACTCATTCACTTAAAGATGCCAAAATCATGGGTGATCAGGTTATCATCCTTGCAGAAGGAAAAGTAATCTGGACCGGACGACCAAATGAACTTCAGGCCCATACTGGGGTATCGCACGTTGAGTACATCTCTGACGAATACATAAGTTTTTCAGCGATAGCCATTGACTAG
- a CDS encoding TOBE domain-containing protein, protein MRISARNSIKGTIKSITKGPVNSEVVLDIGNGVLLTSVITTHAVENLGLKEGNTAWALIKSSEVMIAVD, encoded by the coding sequence ATGAGAATCAGTGCTCGTAATTCAATCAAAGGAACCATTAAGTCCATAACGAAAGGTCCGGTAAATTCAGAAGTTGTTCTTGATATTGGAAATGGTGTTCTTCTTACATCAGTTATTACAACTCATGCTGTCGAGAACCTAGGGCTAAAAGAAGGAAATACTGCATGGGCATTGATCAAGTCTTCTGAAGTAATGATCGCCGTTGATTAA
- a CDS encoding DUF364 domain-containing protein, translating into MEIPHYEMLIREIAKAAAPDQVIEDLRIYTNWVLVKTGKWSLSTIFRGMPGLTDPAGMDSWMGDWLHKPGLESSIELLSSTETLRRAVGMACLKSLLPEPQTIIHGNAIDMVKNAAAHVPTCFVGYFKEGAEWREMGWPVHIVELFPRPGDIHWNDADEVLSRAQIVLMSGLTIVNETLQAVIRRTPDAKIRVMMGPTVPPSPTLFECGLDLIGVTLVQNMELMARYAELGGGSISHSPLSALERINMVKDISAFKKKLLSLGAVNKEIGESDVA; encoded by the coding sequence ATGGAAATTCCTCATTATGAAATGCTCATCCGAGAGATTGCCAAGGCAGCAGCTCCGGACCAGGTAATCGAAGATCTCCGTATCTATACAAACTGGGTACTGGTTAAAACCGGGAAATGGTCACTTTCCACAATCTTCCGTGGAATGCCGGGCCTGACTGATCCTGCAGGCATGGACTCGTGGATGGGAGACTGGCTTCACAAACCCGGATTAGAATCATCAATAGAGCTTCTCTCCAGTACCGAGACACTCCGGCGTGCAGTAGGAATGGCATGTTTAAAGTCGCTTCTTCCGGAACCTCAAACCATAATTCATGGGAATGCCATCGATATGGTGAAGAATGCCGCAGCACATGTTCCCACCTGCTTTGTAGGATATTTCAAGGAGGGGGCAGAATGGCGGGAAATGGGCTGGCCGGTTCATATTGTCGAACTTTTTCCCCGTCCAGGTGATATCCATTGGAATGATGCAGATGAAGTGCTCAGCAGGGCACAGATCGTTCTGATGAGTGGTCTGACTATTGTGAATGAGACCCTCCAGGCAGTGATTCGCCGGACACCAGATGCGAAAATCAGGGTCATGATGGGACCAACCGTCCCTCCAAGTCCTACACTCTTTGAATGTGGCCTGGACCTTATTGGAGTAACTCTTGTTCAGAACATGGAGCTCATGGCTCGTTATGCAGAACTTGGGGGAGGAAGTATCTCACATTCCCCTCTTAGTGCTCTTGAACGAATCAACATGGTAAAGGACATTTCTGCATTTAAAAAGAAACTACTCTCCCTAGGCGCGGTAAACAAAGAAATTGGTGAATCGGATGTGGCTTAA